The Scophthalmus maximus strain ysfricsl-2021 chromosome 7, ASM2237912v1, whole genome shotgun sequence genome includes a window with the following:
- the LOC118315710 gene encoding PDZ domain-containing RING finger protein 4-like isoform X3, whose product MSKTIGWISDTHGPQRMKSNKEVELYRLNSQEKLGLTLCYRTDEEEDVAIYVSEISPNSIAARDGRIREGDRILQINGQDVQDREEAMAALSNDECRNIVLLVARPEMQLEEAWLDDEHSEFLEQLKMELLEEQQREEMELAALQEEQENEERAEDDKPTCSTLPHHKNTALSIKNRVESSEHNVLAHIQRRLSKCLRDNRDTHCTIGSTQLEDKEDEDDDEMEGDRFQQLLELKCQIRNSGEYDLFYSRRSTIECSMGEQGGVQHELRMLNEELRSIELECQNIMQAHKLRKGQQSPSTGHAAPSTKNQSLHHSEPTRGKLVDVNERLEKSDKDSSSAYNTAESSRSTPLAMDRSPEHSLQRMVSLTNQRNLCSSLATAHSLSPSQISVHRAPVPGKSSSPDHSNPSESDHTPQAEEESRGTLKPHACQIPYFSPSHSSQHRQTNIPAHARHYQSYMQLIQQRSAVEYAQSQLSLLSVCKEPQRPIDEPKMEWKVKIRSDGTRYITKRPVRDKILRERALKIKEERSGGMTTDDDAMSEMKMGRYWSKEERKQHLVRAKEQRKRREFMQRSRLESLRENPQSSSEGRKEVSIIELSHKKMMKKRNKKILDNWMTIQELMTHGTKAPEGAKVHNAFLSVTTV is encoded by the exons atgtcaaaaactattggatggatttctGACACCCATGGTCCCCAGAGAATGAAATCCAATAAA GAAGTGGAATTGTATCGACTCAACAGCCAAGAGAAGTTGGGGTTGACTCTGTGCTACAggactgatgaagaggaggatgtagCCATCTACGTCAGTGAG ATCAGTCCAAACAGCATCGCTGCCAGAGATGGACGCATCCGTGAGGGGGATCGCATTTTACAG ATTAATGGCCAGGATGTTCAAGACCGAGAAGAAGCAATGGCTGCACTCTCCAACGACGAGTGTAGGAACATTGTGCTGCTGGTTGCCAGACCGGAGATGCAG CTGGAAGAGGCTTGGCTGGATGATGAGCACAGTGAGTtcctggagcagctgaagatgGAACTGTtggaagagcagcagagagaggagatggaatTAGCTGCCttacaggaggagcaggagaatgAAGAG AGAGCAGAAGATGATAAGCCCACCTGCTCCACACTCCCTCATCACAAGAATACCGCACTGAGTATAAAAAACAGAGTGGAAAGCTCTGAGCATAATGTCCTGGCACACATTCAGAGACGTCTGTCCAAGTGCCTGAGAGACAATCGGGATACACACTGTACCATTGGCTCCACGCAGCTAGAGGACaaagaggatgaggacgatgatgagATGGAGGGTGATCGATTCCAGCAGCTCTTGGAGCTGAAGTGTCAGATTCGGAACAGCGGTGAGTACGACCTGTTCTACAGCCGCCGCAGCACCATTGAGTGCAGCATGGGAGAGCAGGGCGGTGTACAGCACGAGCTGCGTATGCTCAACGAGGAGCTGCGCAGCATCGAGCTTGAATGTCAGAACATCATGCAGGCCCACAAGCTTCGCAAGGGCCAGCAGTCTCCCTCAACAGGCCACGCTGCACCCTCCACCAAAAACCAAAGCCTCCACCACAGCGAGCCCACAAGGGGTAAGTTGGTAGACGTTAATGAGAGGCTTGAGAAATCTGACAAGGACAGCTCCAGTGCCTATAACACAGCGGAGAGCTCACGCAGTACCCCTCTGGCAATGGACCGCTCCCCGGAGCACTCGCTCCAGAGGATGGTAAGTCTCACCAACCAGAGGAACCTCTGCAGCAGCCTTGCCACTGCCCACTCTCTTAGCCCGAGCCAAATCTCTGTACACCGAGCTCCAGTCCCAGGCAAGAGCAGCAGCCCTGACCACAGCAATCCTTCTGAGTCGGACCATACACctcaggctgaggaggagagcagagggacaTTGAAGCCTCACGCTTGCCAGATTCCTTACTTCTCTCCATCCCACAGTTCCCAGCACAGGCAGACCAACATCCCAGCTCATGCCCGCCACTACCAGAGCTACATGCAGCTGATCCAGCAGCGCTCAGCTGTGGAGTATGCTCAGAGCCAGCTCAGCCTGCTCAGTGTGTGCAAAGAGCCCCAGAGGCCCATTGATGAGCCCAAGATGGAGTGGAAGGTGAAGATCCGCAGCGATGGCACCCGCTACATCACCAAGAGGCCTGTGAGAGACAAGATCCTGAGGGAGCGAGCCCTGAAGATTAAAGAAGAGCGCAGCGGGGGAATGACCACAGATGATGATGCGATGAGTGAAATGAAGATGGGACGGTACTGGagtaaagaggagagaaagcagcACTTGGTCCGGgcaaaagaacaaagaaaaaggcGAGAGTTCATGCAGCGTAGTCGGCTGGAGAGCTTGAGGGAGAATCCTCAGAGCAGCAGCGAGGGTCGCAAGGAAGTCAGCATCATAGAGCTCAGTCacaagaagatgatgaagaaacGCAACAAGAAGATCCTTGACAACTGGATGACTATCCAGGAGCTGATGACTCATGGTACTAAGGCCCCTGAGGGAGCCAAGGTGCACAATGCCTTCCTATCAGTCACTACTgtataa